A region of Pyxidicoccus parkwaysis DNA encodes the following proteins:
- a CDS encoding SBBP repeat-containing protein, which produces MRGNVARSFALAVLSLASQAPAAISKDIVAGDRRSAATVQSQNAYASYVSPADKVVHVSTAGNDSTGDGSAARPWRSVVRAVRGLPAGSTVYVHAGTYDAVQVDLASASALDGTAAAPLTIRGAPGEAKPVLKGNGSAPIFNLNRRYWIVDGLELDGRFARTHTVLFRSDHLTLRNSLVRDASLDALNVKAQYVLIQGNEIRNTLEHTAGSARGVACTTHADCSAGSFCKPEYDASNVLRRYCRERDDGHGIVVLSDSSAVLVKGNSIHDNTGDGLQCAGPLYGYTPGARPADITLEDNDMFTSPANYGVVEEAADIKDCDFITLRRERYHSFRASKDSSGTLRNGGTAIFHFNAQGIRVEDSEISDACMGLGVGNSATDGVSNIVVEHTRFHHLYWGEKGCGNTSTAGTAMYVQRLEGGDFFNNTISNAGRMGVVVSGAGWTVRNMDFWNNVVSLSAPGSRWLVVDGHYLSNFESDGNLYSHTDGSGAHLTCDFSQGEKDLAGWRSSACAIGGLAMRDPTSSIASPVFTQESSGDLSLMATSPAVDSALNNTGATYCGSGPDKGALERCTTTPPPPSGGNVLWQQQTGTSSDEYGYGVTADPNGGAYVVGYSLGAFDYDNQGGRDAVIRHYSASGTRDWGRQLGAAGDEHAYGVAATTTGVVMGGNATSGLADEAYVGGTSDGFVAKYNALGTREWVRMLGTAAEDSVRAVATDGTDFVVAGYTTGSLQGTNAGMKDAFVAKYSAAGALLWVRMLGTSSDDAAYGVAADSGGNVYVTGVTGGTLQGAASSGGQDMFLAKYSATGTLTWVRQWGSTGNDVGQDVEVDGTGALVVGGSTTGSLAYDNQGGSDAFVARWTSAGDRLWARQLGTAADEFGYGVATDSTGTVYLAGSSTGAMGTGYAGGFDAYLAQYTSDGTRGWTQHLGSAADEVALGAAARTGNGVYLVGGTMGSLPGLTSAGGKDLFLGRVSP; this is translated from the coding sequence ATGCGTGGGAATGTGGCGCGGAGTTTCGCGCTCGCGGTGTTGTCGCTTGCCTCCCAGGCCCCCGCGGCCATCAGCAAGGACATCGTCGCCGGAGACCGCCGTAGCGCGGCCACCGTGCAGTCTCAGAATGCGTATGCCAGCTACGTGTCGCCGGCGGACAAGGTGGTTCACGTCAGCACGGCCGGCAACGACTCCACCGGTGATGGCAGCGCCGCCCGCCCCTGGCGCTCGGTGGTGCGAGCGGTGCGCGGCCTGCCTGCCGGTTCCACCGTCTACGTCCACGCGGGCACCTATGACGCCGTGCAGGTGGACCTCGCCTCGGCGTCGGCGCTGGATGGCACGGCCGCCGCGCCGCTGACCATTCGCGGCGCTCCGGGTGAAGCGAAGCCCGTGCTCAAGGGCAACGGCAGCGCGCCCATCTTCAACCTCAACCGGCGCTACTGGATTGTCGACGGCCTGGAGCTGGACGGCCGCTTTGCGCGGACGCACACCGTGCTCTTCCGCTCGGACCACCTGACGCTGCGCAACAGCCTGGTGCGCGACGCCTCACTCGACGCGCTCAACGTGAAGGCGCAGTACGTCCTCATCCAGGGCAACGAGATTCGCAACACCCTCGAGCACACCGCCGGCAGCGCCCGGGGCGTCGCCTGCACCACGCACGCGGACTGCTCCGCTGGCAGCTTCTGCAAGCCCGAGTACGACGCCTCCAACGTCCTGCGCCGCTACTGTCGCGAGCGCGATGACGGCCACGGCATCGTCGTGCTGTCGGACTCGAGCGCGGTGCTGGTGAAGGGCAACAGCATCCACGACAACACCGGCGACGGCCTCCAGTGCGCCGGCCCGCTCTACGGCTACACGCCCGGCGCGCGGCCCGCGGACATCACGCTGGAGGACAACGACATGTTCACCAGCCCCGCCAACTACGGCGTCGTGGAGGAGGCCGCGGACATCAAGGACTGCGACTTCATCACCCTGCGCCGCGAGCGCTACCACAGCTTCCGCGCCTCCAAGGACAGCAGCGGCACGCTCCGCAACGGCGGCACCGCCATCTTCCACTTCAACGCCCAGGGCATCCGAGTGGAGGACTCCGAAATCTCCGACGCCTGCATGGGCCTGGGCGTGGGCAACAGCGCCACCGACGGCGTGTCCAACATCGTCGTCGAGCACACCCGCTTCCACCACCTCTACTGGGGCGAGAAGGGCTGCGGCAACACCAGCACCGCCGGCACGGCCATGTACGTCCAGCGCCTGGAGGGTGGCGACTTCTTCAACAACACCATCTCCAACGCGGGCCGCATGGGTGTCGTCGTCTCCGGCGCGGGGTGGACGGTGCGCAACATGGACTTCTGGAACAACGTCGTCTCGCTGTCCGCGCCCGGCTCCCGGTGGCTGGTGGTGGACGGGCACTACCTCTCGAACTTCGAGTCCGACGGCAACCTGTACTCCCATACGGACGGCTCCGGCGCGCACCTCACCTGTGACTTCTCCCAGGGCGAGAAGGACCTGGCCGGCTGGCGCAGCAGCGCGTGCGCCATTGGCGGACTGGCGATGCGAGACCCGACGAGCTCCATCGCCTCGCCCGTCTTCACGCAGGAGTCCTCGGGAGACTTGTCGCTCATGGCGACGTCGCCCGCGGTGGACAGCGCGCTGAACAACACGGGCGCCACCTACTGCGGCAGCGGGCCGGACAAGGGCGCGCTGGAGCGCTGCACGACGACGCCCCCGCCTCCCTCGGGCGGCAACGTGCTGTGGCAGCAGCAGACGGGCACGTCCTCGGACGAGTACGGCTACGGCGTGACGGCGGACCCGAACGGCGGCGCGTACGTGGTGGGCTACTCGCTGGGCGCGTTCGACTACGACAACCAGGGCGGCCGCGACGCGGTGATTCGGCACTACAGCGCGTCGGGCACGCGGGACTGGGGCCGGCAGCTGGGCGCCGCGGGTGACGAGCACGCGTACGGCGTGGCGGCCACCACGACGGGAGTGGTCATGGGCGGCAACGCGACGAGCGGCCTCGCGGACGAGGCATACGTCGGAGGCACCAGTGACGGCTTCGTCGCGAAGTACAACGCGCTCGGCACGCGCGAGTGGGTGCGCATGTTGGGCACGGCCGCCGAGGACTCGGTGCGCGCGGTGGCCACGGACGGCACGGACTTCGTCGTCGCGGGCTACACCACGGGCTCGCTCCAGGGCACCAATGCGGGGATGAAGGACGCCTTCGTCGCGAAGTACAGCGCCGCGGGCGCGCTGCTGTGGGTGCGCATGCTGGGCACGTCCTCGGACGACGCCGCGTACGGCGTGGCGGCGGACTCCGGCGGCAATGTCTACGTGACGGGCGTCACGGGCGGCACGCTGCAGGGCGCGGCCAGCAGCGGCGGCCAGGACATGTTCCTCGCGAAGTACAGCGCCACCGGCACGCTGACGTGGGTTCGCCAGTGGGGCAGCACGGGCAATGACGTTGGCCAGGACGTGGAGGTGGATGGCACGGGCGCCCTCGTCGTCGGAGGCTCCACCACGGGCTCGCTGGCGTACGACAACCAGGGCGGCTCGGACGCCTTCGTGGCGCGCTGGACGAGCGCGGGAGACCGCCTCTGGGCCCGGCAGCTCGGCACCGCCGCGGATGAGTTCGGCTATGGCGTGGCCACGGACTCCACGGGCACCGTGTACCTCGCGGGCTCGAGCACCGGCGCGATGGGCACCGGCTACGCGGGCGGCTTCGACGCGTACCTCGCGCAGTACACGAGCGACGGCACGCGCGGGTGGACGCAGCACCTGGGCTCGGCGGCGGACGAGGTGGCGCTGGGCGCGGCGGCGCGCACCGGCAACGGCGTGTACCTCGTGGGTGGGACGATGGGCTCCCTGCCCGGCCTCACGAGCGCGGGCGGCAAGGACCTCTTCCTGGGCCGCGTCTCGCCGTGA
- a CDS encoding Ig-like domain-containing protein, with amino-acid sequence MLTLLGCGDLSNGDPPPVDLPPADALILDINGARDTDYVRGTLLIDVQATGATPDKVELLRDGTAFVTLVPPFEYTWDTVDLPESSYRITARAVWKGRTFESPVHTVVVDRTAPKVVQTSPSGTNVSIKEGSELKVRFSEPMLASSVPDDTFIGEDISFRGALSQDGQELTASQSAHAPSTPKMSLNLEGLTDLAGNPVDSPGGKPTLDWIWTLPAFLTYQVDGALDDYRTVKEGVALAVGADGALLAAYSADDGSSGSEALIVRRWTGSGWEMVGTPVPTSVPSEVKVTVRNPLLVVGADGNPVVAFIRGYKEASLDSLAVVRWDGAQWRPVWDLYLSPDRPRIYGAALVVDRKGRLVTAWAGLDGVQVLRLEVYGPNQLGHFQRATYEGQGRISEQSPTLVVDADNRPIVAWAESEQSAAADLYVRRWNGSDWEALGGKLAGPTTPGMSVRSPSLIVSKDNQPQLVWSVQPDASVQTEARAYVATWSGTSWSTAPLNPSNSGDVERRGAVAALTPEGDSLFAWSGGGQSSDIYVAWNRSGTSGAVDTVGNHSTGPLSLVSDARGRPALAWQSGSDVYVTWPNQ; translated from the coding sequence TTGCTGACGCTCCTCGGTTGCGGAGACCTCTCCAATGGAGACCCGCCGCCTGTAGACCTGCCGCCGGCCGACGCGCTCATCCTCGACATCAACGGTGCGCGGGACACGGACTACGTTCGCGGCACGTTGCTCATCGACGTGCAGGCCACCGGTGCCACTCCCGACAAGGTGGAGTTGCTTCGCGACGGCACGGCCTTCGTCACGCTCGTCCCTCCCTTCGAGTACACGTGGGACACCGTCGACCTGCCGGAGAGCTCCTACCGCATCACCGCTCGTGCCGTGTGGAAGGGCCGCACCTTCGAGAGCCCTGTCCACACCGTCGTGGTGGACCGCACCGCGCCGAAGGTCGTGCAGACGTCGCCATCCGGCACCAACGTCTCCATCAAGGAAGGCAGTGAGCTGAAGGTCCGCTTCTCCGAGCCGATGCTGGCGTCAAGCGTGCCGGACGACACGTTCATCGGCGAGGACATCTCCTTCAGGGGAGCCCTCTCGCAGGACGGACAGGAGCTGACGGCGAGCCAGTCTGCCCATGCCCCCAGCACGCCGAAGATGTCCCTGAACCTCGAAGGGCTCACCGACCTGGCGGGCAACCCGGTGGACTCGCCTGGAGGGAAGCCGACGCTGGACTGGATCTGGACGCTGCCGGCCTTCCTTACGTACCAGGTCGATGGAGCCCTGGATGATTACAGGACGGTGAAGGAGGGTGTCGCGCTCGCGGTCGGTGCGGACGGGGCCCTGCTGGCCGCCTACAGCGCCGACGACGGCTCATCGGGGAGCGAGGCCCTCATCGTGCGGCGCTGGACCGGTTCGGGCTGGGAGATGGTCGGCACACCGGTTCCAACCAGCGTTCCTTCGGAGGTGAAGGTGACGGTGCGCAACCCGCTCCTGGTGGTGGGCGCGGACGGGAACCCGGTGGTGGCGTTCATCCGAGGGTACAAAGAAGCGTCCTTGGACTCGCTCGCGGTCGTTCGCTGGGATGGCGCTCAATGGAGGCCGGTGTGGGATCTTTACCTGTCTCCCGACAGGCCGAGGATATACGGCGCGGCCCTGGTCGTGGACCGCAAGGGGCGGCTCGTGACCGCGTGGGCCGGTCTCGATGGTGTCCAGGTCTTGCGCCTGGAAGTGTACGGTCCGAACCAGCTGGGTCATTTCCAGCGGGCGACGTACGAAGGGCAGGGACGCATCTCCGAGCAGTCGCCCACGCTGGTGGTCGACGCGGACAACCGCCCCATCGTCGCCTGGGCCGAGTCGGAGCAGTCAGCCGCCGCCGACCTGTACGTTCGCCGGTGGAACGGCAGCGATTGGGAAGCGCTGGGAGGGAAGCTCGCGGGCCCCACCACGCCGGGGATGAGCGTGCGGTCCCCGTCGCTCATCGTTTCCAAGGACAACCAGCCCCAGCTCGTCTGGAGCGTACAGCCCGACGCCTCCGTCCAGACGGAGGCGCGGGCCTACGTCGCCACCTGGTCGGGCACGAGCTGGAGCACGGCCCCGCTGAATCCGTCGAACTCCGGCGATGTGGAGAGGCGAGGGGCGGTCGCCGCGCTCACGCCCGAGGGCGACTCGCTGTTCGCCTGGTCGGGCGGGGGCCAGAGCTCCGACATCTACGTGGCGTGGAACCGGTCCGGAACTTCAGGGGCCGTGGACACCGTGGGCAACCACAGCACCGGCCCGCTGTCCCTGGTGTCGGATGCACGCGGCCGGCCCGCGTTGGCCTGGCAGTCCGGCAGCGATGTCTACGTCACGTGGCCGAACCAGTGA